The Tautonia rosea genome includes a region encoding these proteins:
- a CDS encoding YHS domain-containing protein, with translation MRTLSLLVAIAFAAPAMAFIADEVCIDDAKCPVSGAPVKAEQKVEYKGASVYFCCGKCPNAFKADTAKFAEKANAQLVATGQAEQTACPLSGRPADDTKATEVAGASVAFCCGNCLAKVEGAEDAEKLTLVFSSAAFDKGFKVKEKE, from the coding sequence ATGCGTACGCTCTCCCTGCTCGTCGCCATTGCCTTCGCCGCCCCCGCGATGGCCTTCATCGCCGATGAAGTCTGCATCGACGACGCCAAGTGCCCCGTCTCCGGCGCCCCGGTCAAGGCCGAGCAAAAGGTCGAGTACAAGGGTGCTTCGGTCTACTTCTGCTGCGGCAAGTGCCCGAACGCCTTCAAGGCCGATACCGCGAAGTTCGCCGAAAAGGCCAATGCTCAACTCGTCGCCACGGGCCAGGCCGAACAGACCGCCTGCCCGCTCTCCGGCCGACCGGCCGATGACACCAAGGCTACTGAGGTCGCCGGTGCTTCCGTTGCCTTCTGCTGTGGCAACTGCCTTGCTAAGGTTGAGGGAGCCGAAGACGCCGAGAAGCTCACCCTCGTCTTCTCCTCCGCCGCCTTCGACAAGGGCTTCAAGGTCAAGGAGAAGGAGTGA
- a CDS encoding SPW repeat domain-containing protein — protein sequence MRFLSTRNHGVLDFLVGASLILMPWVLGFSVGGPETWVPVVVGALVIVYSLMTDYEAGCVSLLAMPTHLAFDSAAGVFLAASPWLFGFASLIWIPHVILGVLSILVATFTRVLEPSRSEKHDTPDG from the coding sequence ATGCGGTTCCTCTCCACCCGCAACCACGGCGTGCTCGACTTCTTGGTCGGAGCAAGCCTGATCCTCATGCCCTGGGTGCTCGGTTTTTCGGTCGGAGGCCCCGAGACCTGGGTGCCTGTTGTGGTGGGTGCATTGGTCATCGTCTACTCATTGATGACCGATTATGAAGCCGGATGTGTCAGCCTTCTGGCCATGCCCACTCACCTGGCCTTCGACTCCGCCGCCGGAGTCTTTCTGGCGGCATCCCCCTGGCTGTTCGGCTTCGCCAGTCTGATCTGGATCCCTCATGTGATCCTGGGAGTCTTATCGATCTTGGTCGCGACCTTCACCCGGGTGCTCGAGCCCTCTCGTTCCGAGAAGCACGACACCCCGGACGGATGA
- a CDS encoding TraR/DksA family transcriptional regulator encodes MANDRQLKQDEQERFRKILLSLRARLQGDVDQMTDEALNRGGDAGNGNLSSMPIHMADLGTDNFDQEFTLGLIENEQETLDEIEAALVRLADGGFGRCGDCEKPIAKARLQALPYTRYCIECARAHENRVALG; translated from the coding sequence ATGGCCAATGATCGCCAGTTGAAGCAAGACGAGCAGGAGCGTTTTCGGAAGATCCTCCTGAGCCTGCGTGCTCGGCTCCAGGGTGATGTCGATCAGATGACCGACGAGGCCCTCAACCGTGGCGGCGACGCCGGGAATGGAAACCTTTCGAGCATGCCGATTCACATGGCCGATCTGGGGACCGACAACTTCGATCAGGAATTCACCCTCGGCTTGATCGAAAACGAGCAGGAAACGCTCGACGAGATCGAAGCCGCTCTGGTCCGGCTCGCCGATGGCGGTTTCGGCCGCTGTGGCGACTGTGAAAAACCAATCGCCAAGGCTCGCCTTCAGGCGCTTCCTTACACCCGCTATTGTATCGAGTGCGCCCGGGCACACGAAAATCGAGTGGCCCTCGGTTGA
- a CDS encoding NAD-dependent epimerase/dehydratase family protein, protein MSKLIFITGGSGLVGSHAVEEAKRRGHRVRVLVRATSDTSWLDRQEVEKVIGDLEDADSLRRGCEGADWVFNCAAKVGDWGTLEEFRRLNVNALRLLLDAAVDARVERFVHVSSLGVYEGRDHYGTDETTPPAANSLDAYTRSKTEAEQLVLNCHTERGLPASVVRPGFIYGERDRTVLPKLINALRKGTFAYFGSGDQVLNCIYVKNLVTGIFLAAEVSEAIGQVFNLTDGQRITKRQFVSRVAQLAGLKEPTRKIPLGLARVLANVVETIAKTRGAKRPPLINKARYKFLGLNLDYSIEKARRVLGYQPPYSFEQGIEAAMADLTGLTSTISPAPAAGSASTS, encoded by the coding sequence ATGTCGAAATTGATTTTCATTACCGGAGGCAGTGGACTGGTTGGCAGCCACGCGGTCGAGGAAGCGAAACGTCGTGGCCATCGAGTCCGGGTTCTGGTTCGAGCGACCAGTGACACATCCTGGCTGGATCGTCAGGAAGTCGAGAAGGTGATCGGAGACCTCGAAGACGCCGATTCGCTTCGTCGAGGGTGCGAGGGGGCTGACTGGGTCTTCAACTGCGCTGCGAAGGTCGGCGACTGGGGAACGCTCGAAGAGTTTCGTCGGCTGAACGTCAACGCCCTTCGGCTGCTGCTCGATGCGGCGGTCGACGCTCGGGTCGAGCGGTTCGTACATGTCAGTTCGCTCGGAGTTTATGAAGGGCGAGATCATTACGGCACCGACGAAACCACACCGCCGGCGGCCAACTCACTGGATGCATACACACGATCGAAGACCGAGGCCGAGCAACTCGTATTGAACTGCCATACCGAGCGTGGATTGCCTGCCTCGGTCGTGCGGCCGGGCTTCATTTATGGAGAGCGAGACCGCACGGTCTTGCCGAAGCTGATTAACGCCCTGCGCAAGGGAACGTTCGCCTATTTTGGTTCGGGCGATCAAGTGCTCAATTGCATTTACGTCAAGAATCTTGTGACGGGTATCTTCCTTGCGGCCGAGGTTTCCGAAGCCATCGGACAGGTGTTCAATCTGACCGACGGCCAGCGCATCACCAAGCGACAGTTTGTGTCGCGAGTCGCGCAGCTCGCAGGGCTCAAGGAGCCGACCAGGAAGATTCCGCTCGGCCTGGCTCGGGTTCTTGCCAACGTGGTGGAAACGATCGCCAAGACCCGAGGAGCCAAGCGGCCTCCTTTGATCAACAAGGCCCGCTACAAATTCCTGGGCTTGAATCTTGATTACTCCATCGAGAAGGCACGCCGGGTGCTGGGATATCAGCCGCCGTATTCCTTCGAGCAAGGAATCGAGGCCGCAATGGCCGACCTGACTGGTCTGACCTCGACGATCAGCCCGGCACCGGCGGCCGGATCGGCCTCAACGTCCTGA
- the lspA gene encoding signal peptidase II — protein sequence MAGAEPRTVSASTGNPSIPVSRWLLFWGLALGGSAFDLITKAVVFQRVGPPGSPAVSVLGKILELRTSYNTGALWGIGGNLPFGSLMFAVLSIVAGVFILYWLFVLRNATDRWQTAALGLIMAGAIGNCYDRLRFGHVRDFVHVHVDSINFDFPIFNFADNMLVIGAVTLMLLAFREDPPVSEHAEPSARKSSAPPQS from the coding sequence TTGGCCGGTGCTGAACCCAGAACCGTTAGTGCTTCCACCGGGAATCCGTCCATTCCGGTCAGTCGATGGTTGCTCTTTTGGGGCCTGGCCCTCGGCGGTTCGGCATTCGACCTGATCACCAAGGCGGTCGTCTTTCAGCGGGTCGGTCCGCCCGGCTCTCCCGCTGTCTCGGTTCTCGGAAAAATTCTTGAGCTTCGAACAAGCTATAACACCGGGGCCCTCTGGGGAATTGGTGGAAACCTTCCCTTCGGAAGCCTCATGTTTGCGGTCCTGTCCATTGTGGCGGGAGTGTTCATCCTTTACTGGTTGTTCGTGCTCCGAAACGCAACCGACCGTTGGCAAACCGCTGCGCTGGGTCTGATCATGGCCGGAGCCATTGGGAACTGTTACGATCGCCTCCGGTTTGGCCACGTCCGCGACTTTGTGCATGTTCATGTCGACTCGATCAACTTCGATTTCCCAATCTTCAACTTCGCCGACAATATGCTCGTGATCGGAGCCGTGACCCTCATGCTCCTGGCCTTCCGGGAAGATCCCCCTGTCTCGGAACACGCCGAGCCGTCCGCTCGCAAATCGTCGGCTCCACCCCAATCCTGA